From a single Bryobacter aggregatus MPL3 genomic region:
- a CDS encoding glycosyltransferase, whose protein sequence is MNTGQALVVFSHLRWNCVYQRPQQILSRLARNRRVFFIEEPKEESSGIEARWDLSSPVSNVTVMVPRLPAGKFVPGFGHPKLKRMIRTGLAAAGCTKPIVWTDTPSAVRLLEEAKPAMTVYDCMDALHGLREQEEQLLHVADLVFAGGPSLFRAKRGRHPEVHCVPSSVDVAHFREGVRTQEEDAVQAKIPYPRFGYFGVIDERMEVDLIRGLAAARPDWQIVLVGPVVKIDPGILPQADNIHYMGQQDYHRLPSFVKGWNVCLMPCAMNEATKLLSPVQVLEYMAAGKPIVSTPIRDVVEPYGHVVHLADSPEEFLRACKSALADSYAQESIRILDGNQIVANTSWDQTVSFLEAHLHRKLKEKQEVAMPQRPEAAVLTSSVAGLSAA, encoded by the coding sequence ATGAATACAGGCCAAGCTTTGGTGGTCTTTTCACACTTGCGCTGGAATTGCGTCTACCAGCGGCCGCAGCAGATTTTGTCCCGGCTGGCCCGAAATCGCCGGGTGTTCTTTATTGAAGAACCGAAAGAGGAATCGTCCGGAATCGAAGCTCGCTGGGATCTGAGTTCCCCTGTGTCGAATGTAACGGTCATGGTGCCCCGCTTGCCGGCGGGGAAGTTTGTGCCGGGCTTCGGCCATCCGAAGCTCAAACGCATGATTCGGACTGGACTGGCGGCAGCGGGTTGTACGAAGCCAATTGTCTGGACTGACACTCCGTCGGCTGTTCGTCTGCTGGAAGAAGCAAAGCCGGCAATGACGGTCTACGATTGCATGGATGCTCTGCACGGGTTGCGGGAGCAGGAAGAGCAATTGCTACATGTCGCCGACCTTGTATTTGCGGGCGGGCCAAGCCTGTTTCGCGCCAAGCGGGGCCGTCATCCTGAGGTGCATTGTGTTCCCAGTAGCGTGGATGTGGCGCATTTTCGAGAGGGAGTGCGCACGCAGGAAGAGGATGCAGTGCAAGCAAAGATTCCGTATCCGCGCTTTGGCTATTTCGGTGTGATTGATGAGCGGATGGAGGTCGACCTGATTCGCGGGCTCGCCGCCGCGCGGCCAGACTGGCAGATCGTGCTGGTCGGACCGGTGGTGAAGATTGATCCGGGCATTCTGCCTCAGGCGGACAACATCCACTACATGGGACAGCAGGACTATCACCGGTTGCCTTCGTTTGTGAAGGGGTGGAATGTGTGTCTGATGCCCTGTGCAATGAATGAGGCGACGAAGCTCCTCAGTCCGGTGCAGGTGCTGGAATATATGGCGGCGGGCAAGCCGATTGTCAGTACACCGATCCGGGATGTTGTGGAGCCCTATGGCCACGTGGTTCATCTTGCAGATTCGCCAGAGGAGTTTCTGCGTGCCTGTAAGTCCGCGCTTGCCGATTCTTATGCGCAGGAATCGATTCGGATCCTGGATGGAAATCAGATCGTGGCCAATACTTCCTGGGATCAGACGGTGTCTTTCCTGGAAGCGCATCTGCATCGCAAGCTGAAGGAGAAGCAAGAGGTGGCAATGCCCCAACGGCCGGAAGCTGCTGTTCTGACCTCGAGCGTCGCCGGGCTGAGTGCGGCTTAG
- a CDS encoding phosphopantetheine-binding protein, giving the protein MIRVIAETQKIPADTIGREASFEELKFDSLDGINILFALENEFDINIPDESARHIKSIPQMVDGIAAMLQSKATLTASEIRSQSPEGVALLPHKAPEGR; this is encoded by the coding sequence GTGATCCGAGTCATCGCAGAAACTCAGAAAATTCCTGCCGACACCATCGGACGGGAGGCTAGCTTCGAAGAGTTGAAATTTGATTCGCTCGACGGCATCAATATCCTGTTTGCGCTCGAGAACGAGTTTGATATCAACATCCCCGACGAATCAGCGCGCCACATTAAAAGCATTCCCCAGATGGTGGATGGAATTGCAGCTATGCTGCAGTCAAAGGCGACGCTCACGGCATCTGAGATCAGAAGCCAATCTCCAGAAGGCGTAGCGTTGTTGCCCCACAAAGCACCCGAGGGGCGCTAA
- a CDS encoding polysaccharide deacetylase family protein: MVEVLSNPLTPLAIVAGGLGCAVRAPWCDWLAPSVYRGDPRRKTLALTFDDGPSESTPELLDLLDRFGVRATFFMCGANVRRLPAIAQEVFCRGHEIGNHTDSHSPLYLKSASFIEHEIATAQQTFEDVLYFRPKYFRAPFGCRWFGLSAAQHRHDLLGVMWTVIGLDWKYLADQVARRIADRARPGGIICLHDGRGLTVNPDIQNTLDALTWALPVLQNQGYQFETISELLCQTNQPAQSLITDETSSIE, from the coding sequence ATGGTGGAAGTTCTTAGTAATCCGCTGACGCCGCTGGCGATTGTTGCTGGCGGTCTGGGCTGCGCTGTCCGGGCCCCTTGGTGCGACTGGCTCGCACCGAGTGTTTATCGTGGCGACCCAAGGCGCAAGACGCTCGCGCTCACCTTCGACGATGGTCCTAGTGAATCGACGCCCGAATTACTCGACCTGCTTGACCGCTTCGGGGTGCGCGCCACGTTCTTCATGTGCGGCGCGAATGTCCGGCGCCTGCCGGCCATCGCACAGGAAGTTTTCTGCCGTGGCCATGAGATTGGAAACCATACCGATAGCCACAGCCCTCTCTACCTCAAGAGTGCGAGCTTCATTGAGCATGAGATCGCGACCGCGCAACAGACCTTTGAGGATGTCCTTTACTTCCGGCCCAAGTACTTTCGCGCACCTTTTGGTTGCCGTTGGTTTGGCCTCAGCGCCGCCCAGCATCGCCACGATCTTTTGGGCGTTATGTGGACCGTCATCGGACTCGACTGGAAGTATCTGGCCGATCAGGTGGCCCGCCGCATCGCCGACCGGGCCCGCCCCGGCGGCATCATCTGCCTCCATGACGGGCGCGGACTCACCGTCAACCCCGACATCCAAAACACTCTCGACGCCCTCACCTGGGCACTGCCTGTCCTGCAGAATCAGGGCTACCAATTTGAAACCATCAGTGAGTTGCTATGTCAGACCAACCAACCGGCCCAATCGCTGATCACCGACGAGACCTCGTCGATCGAGTGA
- a CDS encoding mandelate racemase/muconate lactonizing enzyme family protein, producing the protein MSRIARVEPHLLSYPFPEPLHLDYYGGHRIIYKRDAMLIRVVTDTGEVGFAPGQGSESAQKLIRETIGPWLEGKAFADPDALRIRFLDGPGRDPHTAKIYSTVEVALYDLAAKAAGVPISELLGGRVRDKIRLYGSAGMYMSPEGYADEAAEVVKLGFKAYKMRPGIGPEADLRAIQLIRDRLGPGIDLMVDAHTWWRMGDKSYSPETVKRLAQSMSEQNLCWLEEPMSPHKHELYRALHAEDIIPLASGEHETTEEGFLDLIHGPCVDFVQADIVCQGGYAWGRRLFAALQEAELRFAFHSWGSYLEIIAAAQLGICWPEHVVEWLEYPLYRKPGQNIMYPFPLAEEILKEPLQIVDGELIVPRSPGLGVEINEGVIEKYPWKPGPWSTFTLHSPAGTWAVYNDHSVQWVEDGGSS; encoded by the coding sequence ATGTCGCGGATCGCTCGTGTCGAGCCCCACCTGCTGAGTTACCCTTTTCCTGAACCGCTGCACCTGGATTATTACGGGGGCCACCGTATCATCTACAAGCGCGATGCGATGCTCATCCGCGTTGTTACCGATACAGGTGAAGTTGGATTTGCGCCCGGACAAGGAAGCGAGTCTGCTCAGAAGCTGATTCGGGAGACCATCGGCCCCTGGCTCGAAGGCAAGGCCTTCGCCGACCCGGATGCTCTCCGCATTCGTTTCCTCGATGGTCCAGGGCGCGACCCGCATACTGCCAAGATCTACTCCACCGTCGAGGTTGCGCTCTACGATCTGGCGGCAAAAGCCGCGGGCGTCCCCATCTCCGAACTCCTTGGCGGCCGTGTGCGCGACAAGATTCGCCTCTATGGCTCTGCCGGAATGTACATGTCCCCCGAAGGCTATGCGGACGAAGCCGCAGAGGTCGTCAAACTTGGTTTCAAAGCCTACAAGATGCGTCCCGGCATCGGGCCCGAGGCGGACCTCAGGGCAATCCAGCTCATCCGCGACCGTCTGGGGCCAGGCATCGACCTCATGGTGGATGCGCACACCTGGTGGCGCATGGGCGATAAGAGTTACTCCCCAGAAACGGTCAAGCGATTGGCCCAGTCCATGTCAGAGCAAAACCTTTGCTGGCTCGAAGAACCCATGTCCCCACACAAGCACGAGCTCTACCGTGCGCTTCATGCCGAAGACATCATCCCGCTCGCCTCTGGAGAACACGAGACCACCGAAGAGGGCTTTCTCGATTTGATCCACGGCCCTTGTGTCGACTTCGTGCAAGCCGACATCGTCTGCCAAGGGGGCTACGCCTGGGGCCGCCGCCTCTTTGCCGCCTTGCAGGAGGCAGAGCTCCGCTTTGCCTTCCATAGTTGGGGCAGCTACCTCGAAATCATTGCCGCCGCACAACTCGGCATTTGCTGGCCGGAGCACGTGGTGGAGTGGCTCGAGTATCCGCTGTATCGCAAGCCGGGGCAAAATATCATGTACCCCTTCCCATTGGCCGAAGAGATTTTGAAGGAGCCACTCCAGATCGTCGATGGCGAGTTGATTGTGCCGCGAAGCCCTGGCCTGGGAGTGGAGATCAATGAGGGCGTCATCGAGAAGTATCCTTGGAAGCCTGGGCCATGGAGTACCTTTACGCTGCATTCGCCGGCAGGGACTTGGGCTGTTTACAACGACCACAGCGTACAGTGGGTAGAAGATGGTGGAAGTTCTTAG
- a CDS encoding DUF362 domain-containing protein — MTDRTQAGPFRESRRSWMERMLALGAIAPIFPYQAALASSTTSATPKTKWSMPGLFPGRVVEVEHNGSIVNGAFQREPVREMLRRGMVELTGAPDWIAAWRMFVQPGEVIGLKLNPVSRPYVISSPETVQEIIACLEAAGTKRKDIVVYDRYKQEFFEAGFDKWLPEGVRISWAADYYDDTQQKIEGYNPDHYMDMQLTLPGYDFSNDTARRSYASNFITKQVDKLINLPLLKHHQSAGLTIALKNLSHGLVNNVNRSHSSPELNSCGQFIPTSVSIAAIRNKTVLNICDAVKALYHGGPGLNPKKVKYVWEHKRMLFSTDPVAMDRIGWDQLDAKRVAMGMDPLAIARRDADSNFVRMQPEHVDIAGALGLGVADRKKIELKQVKLA, encoded by the coding sequence ATGACCGACCGAACTCAAGCTGGGCCATTCCGCGAGAGCCGCCGTTCCTGGATGGAGAGGATGCTCGCTCTCGGAGCCATCGCCCCCATCTTCCCCTACCAAGCCGCGCTGGCTTCGTCAACGACCAGTGCCACCCCAAAAACTAAATGGTCCATGCCTGGCCTCTTCCCCGGACGTGTGGTGGAAGTGGAGCATAACGGGTCGATTGTCAACGGCGCCTTCCAGCGCGAACCCGTGCGCGAGATGCTACGCCGTGGCATGGTGGAACTCACCGGCGCGCCCGATTGGATTGCCGCCTGGCGCATGTTTGTCCAGCCCGGTGAAGTGATTGGCCTCAAGCTGAACCCCGTCTCGCGCCCCTACGTCATCTCCTCCCCCGAAACCGTGCAGGAGATCATCGCCTGTCTCGAAGCGGCGGGCACCAAGCGTAAGGACATCGTCGTCTACGATCGCTACAAGCAGGAATTCTTCGAAGCCGGTTTCGATAAGTGGCTGCCCGAAGGCGTCCGCATCTCCTGGGCGGCCGACTATTACGACGACACACAGCAAAAGATCGAAGGCTACAACCCCGATCACTACATGGACATGCAGCTCACCTTGCCCGGTTATGATTTCTCGAACGATACCGCCCGGCGCAGCTACGCTTCGAACTTCATTACCAAGCAGGTGGATAAGCTGATCAACCTGCCACTGCTCAAGCACCACCAGTCCGCTGGCCTCACCATCGCTCTGAAGAATCTGTCCCACGGCCTGGTCAACAATGTGAACCGCAGCCACTCCTCACCGGAGCTCAATTCCTGCGGCCAGTTCATTCCCACGTCGGTCTCCATCGCAGCCATCCGCAACAAGACAGTGCTGAACATCTGCGATGCGGTGAAAGCGCTGTACCACGGGGGCCCGGGCTTGAACCCGAAGAAGGTGAAGTATGTCTGGGAACACAAGCGTATGTTGTTCTCCACCGACCCGGTGGCCATGGATCGCATTGGCTGGGACCAACTCGACGCGAAGCGAGTCGCCATGGGCATGGATCCGCTGGCCATTGCCCGCCGCGATGCCGATTCCAATTTCGTGCGCATGCAGCCCGAACATGTGGACATCGCTGGAGCCCTTGGCCTGGGCGTAGCGGATCGCAAGAAAATCGAGTTGAAGCAAGTGAAATTGGCCTAA
- a CDS encoding MliC family protein, translating into MNRKLALLFATACLSCEKPDSPAVLRYTCEGGYQFVVELKGSEAELTLGGQKHTLKLVEAATGAKFSDGVISYWSKGSSALLNVADISYKDCVASK; encoded by the coding sequence ATGAATCGGAAATTGGCTCTGCTTTTCGCAACTGCTTGTCTGAGTTGCGAAAAGCCGGATTCGCCCGCCGTGTTGCGCTACACCTGCGAGGGCGGATATCAGTTTGTGGTGGAGCTGAAAGGGAGCGAGGCGGAGCTGACGCTCGGCGGGCAGAAACACACGCTCAAGCTGGTGGAGGCGGCTACCGGCGCCAAGTTCAGCGACGGCGTGATCAGTTACTGGAGCAAAGGATCTTCTGCGCTGCTCAACGTTGCGGACATTTCCTACAAGGATTGTGTCGCGAGCAAGTAG
- a CDS encoding RecQ family ATP-dependent DNA helicase: MSDLRAELQRYWGHQEFRPKQLEIVECLLAGRDVAVVMPTGGGKSLCYQLPAVASGKTCVVISPLISLMQDQAAGLEAKGIPAACLHSGIEWEEQKEIWRKLLRGQLRLLYLSPERMAKDDTVNMLQKASIHSFAIDEAHCISEWGHEFRKDYRLLGQIRDKFPDAAIAAFTASATPRVRQDILTQLKLRDPGKFIVSFHRSNLRYVAVDASRKDQFQLLLAVLRHYEGQSVIVYEGTTKGVEETAINLRARGVRAVSYHGKMDSEKRQKNQEKWMSDEAPVMVGTLAFGLGINKPSTRAVVHLSLPKSIEQYYQEAGRAGRDGEEADCILLWRKRDLALIAHFIGEMEDAQEQRRAWQRYREIKGFAEGEDCRARALCEHFGERPKWEVCGKCDVCAGEIPWLIDKKPKLAAERKSVTLKAKPSTDSEVHTALRRWRKTQADTNSLRAYQVFPDSTLLELAERMPRDLEQLEKIRGIGPKTLSAFGLGILEVLEEF, from the coding sequence ATGTCTGATTTAAGGGCTGAACTTCAGCGTTACTGGGGTCACCAGGAGTTCCGGCCCAAGCAACTTGAAATTGTGGAGTGCCTGCTGGCCGGGCGGGACGTAGCGGTTGTGATGCCCACCGGCGGAGGGAAAAGCCTTTGTTATCAACTGCCCGCGGTTGCCTCGGGCAAGACTTGCGTCGTGATTTCGCCGCTGATCTCTTTGATGCAGGACCAGGCGGCAGGGCTTGAGGCGAAGGGGATTCCGGCCGCTTGTCTGCATAGCGGCATCGAGTGGGAAGAGCAAAAAGAGATCTGGCGCAAGCTGCTGCGCGGGCAGTTGCGATTGCTCTATCTATCGCCAGAGCGCATGGCGAAGGACGACACCGTGAACATGCTGCAGAAGGCTTCGATTCACTCCTTTGCGATTGACGAAGCGCACTGCATCAGCGAGTGGGGTCACGAGTTCCGCAAGGATTATCGTCTGCTTGGCCAGATTCGCGACAAGTTTCCCGATGCGGCAATTGCCGCCTTTACGGCCAGCGCGACGCCGCGAGTGCGACAGGACATCCTGACGCAGCTCAAACTGCGCGACCCGGGCAAGTTCATCGTCAGCTTTCACCGATCCAACCTGCGCTATGTCGCGGTGGATGCGAGCCGCAAGGATCAGTTTCAGTTGTTGCTGGCGGTCTTGCGGCACTATGAAGGCCAGAGTGTGATCGTCTACGAAGGCACCACGAAAGGTGTGGAAGAGACGGCAATCAACTTGCGCGCGCGCGGCGTGCGTGCGGTGAGCTATCACGGCAAGATGGACAGCGAGAAGCGGCAAAAGAACCAGGAAAAATGGATGAGCGACGAGGCTCCCGTTATGGTGGGCACCCTCGCCTTCGGGCTGGGCATCAACAAGCCTTCGACGCGCGCCGTGGTCCATCTGTCGCTGCCGAAGAGCATTGAGCAGTATTACCAGGAGGCCGGGCGCGCAGGCCGCGACGGCGAGGAAGCGGATTGCATTTTGTTGTGGCGCAAGCGGGATTTGGCTTTGATTGCGCACTTTATCGGGGAGATGGAAGACGCGCAGGAGCAACGGCGCGCCTGGCAGCGCTACCGCGAGATCAAGGGCTTTGCTGAGGGCGAGGATTGCCGGGCCCGTGCGCTTTGCGAGCACTTTGGCGAGAGGCCGAAGTGGGAGGTCTGTGGCAAATGCGATGTATGTGCCGGTGAGATTCCCTGGCTGATCGATAAAAAGCCGAAGCTGGCGGCAGAGCGGAAGAGCGTAACCTTAAAGGCCAAGCCGAGTACCGATTCCGAAGTCCATACGGCGTTGCGGCGCTGGCGGAAGACTCAGGCCGACACCAACTCCCTGCGGGCCTATCAGGTGTTTCCCGATTCCACCTTGCTCGAGCTGGCCGAACGCATGCCGCGGGATCTCGAGCAGTTGGAGAAGATCAGAGGGATTGGGCCAAAGACCCTCAGCGCATTTGGTCTGGGGATCTTAGAGGTGCTGGAGGAGTTTTAA
- a CDS encoding VOC family protein, with protein MSDLKTSIAPMLSVRHGARAVAFYRLAFGAQELFRMDDASGAVVAQLAVGDAQFWVADESPQHANFSPESLHGSTTRMILTVEDPAAVFEQAVAAGATVVSPVQKGHGWLLGRCLDPFGHHWEIGKPLD; from the coding sequence ATGTCCGATCTCAAAACTTCAATCGCCCCGATGCTCTCCGTTCGTCACGGAGCGAGGGCCGTTGCGTTTTACCGGCTTGCCTTTGGCGCGCAAGAACTCTTCCGGATGGACGATGCCAGCGGGGCCGTCGTTGCGCAACTGGCGGTCGGTGATGCCCAGTTCTGGGTGGCGGACGAATCTCCCCAGCACGCGAACTTCAGCCCGGAATCGCTGCACGGCAGCACCACCCGCATGATCCTGACGGTTGAGGACCCCGCTGCTGTTTTCGAGCAGGCGGTTGCCGCGGGAGCCACGGTCGTTTCTCCCGTCCAAAAGGGACATGGCTGGCTCCTGGGGCGCTGCCTCGATCCCTTTGGCCACCACTGGGAAATCGGCAAACCGCTCGATTAA
- a CDS encoding ABC transporter permease — MAKGYRWSGFAAWLDSFRADAVFGWRQLKSRKVTSGAAILSLALATGACTAAFRLIDALLLRPLPISHPERLYSVAFEGIGADGRVSTYDSCSYPMFRQLRTAIQEQAESVAVSYAERIDLSYGRDEEMEKAYRQYVSGAIFETFGLRPARGRLLSASDDATPGAHPVAILSHDYWTRRFAQDPNMIGRRFRMGDELYQVIGVAEERFTGTETGTVTDVFLPMMMRTPRILTSDSTFWLRTLVVLQPGAAAEPVRERLRATFRSIQQERAKGLTGMSPRRLEQFFQEKLLLDPAASGRSNLQRDYGRTLLALGILVLLVLLIACANVANLMTAQATARAREMALRVSIGAGRWRLLQLVLVECAWIALLATVIGGFFAWWSAPFLVGLIHSPDNPARLVLPGDWRVAAFSLALACGVTFLFGLAPALRASAVQPVHALKGGSDPHARRRMMHALIVLQVSFCFVILFVAALFAASFDKLTRQPTGFSAERILNLQAIALQPQSPAYWDQVADRLRSVPGVEAVAQTVWPLMSGQSAVGTIVVNGAPPSETPADFLKISPGWFSTMRISLIEGRDFSPADTNPPVAIVNQSFAKQFFNGENPTGKWFENEHRRFQIVGFVQDARSRDDLRRPIRPTAYFPLHTVDTAGSFMPMGRGTFVVRTQAANPMNLAPILRQEVSGTGAAIYVSDIRAQVEINLARTVRERLLALLGMFFAVLAMLLAGIGLYGVLDYGVLQRRREIGIRLAIGAQASDIVRRVTGEAMAMVMVGAVAGIVLGVAALRYIETLLYEVKGTGVGMLLIPSLILVTASSLAMLPAVIRAVRIDPVAMLRPD, encoded by the coding sequence ATGGCAAAAGGATATCGGTGGAGTGGGTTTGCGGCATGGCTGGATTCGTTTCGAGCCGATGCCGTTTTCGGCTGGCGGCAGCTCAAAAGCAGGAAAGTGACTTCCGGGGCGGCCATTCTGTCGCTTGCTCTGGCGACCGGCGCCTGCACTGCGGCCTTCCGGCTGATCGATGCCCTGCTGCTGCGCCCTTTGCCCATATCTCATCCGGAACGCCTGTACAGCGTAGCCTTTGAAGGGATTGGCGCGGATGGCCGCGTCTCCACCTACGACAGTTGCTCCTATCCGATGTTCCGCCAACTGCGGACTGCGATACAGGAGCAAGCCGAGTCCGTGGCAGTTTCCTATGCCGAACGCATCGATCTCAGCTACGGACGGGACGAGGAGATGGAGAAGGCCTACCGGCAATACGTCTCGGGGGCGATCTTCGAGACTTTCGGACTGCGGCCCGCGCGTGGGAGGCTTCTGTCCGCCTCGGACGACGCCACGCCGGGTGCACATCCCGTCGCGATCCTGTCGCACGACTATTGGACGCGGCGCTTTGCGCAGGATCCGAACATGATCGGGCGGCGCTTCCGCATGGGGGATGAGCTCTATCAGGTGATCGGCGTTGCCGAAGAGCGTTTCACCGGCACGGAAACCGGTACGGTGACCGACGTCTTCCTGCCGATGATGATGAGAACGCCGCGCATTCTCACCAGTGACTCAACCTTTTGGCTCCGGACTCTGGTTGTGCTCCAACCCGGCGCTGCTGCCGAACCTGTTCGTGAGCGATTGCGCGCGACGTTTCGTAGCATCCAGCAGGAGAGAGCGAAAGGCCTTACGGGCATGTCCCCGCGGCGTTTGGAGCAATTCTTCCAGGAGAAACTCTTACTCGACCCCGCCGCTTCCGGACGCTCGAACCTGCAGCGGGACTATGGCCGGACGCTGCTGGCCTTGGGCATCCTGGTCCTGCTGGTGCTACTGATTGCGTGTGCCAACGTTGCCAATCTGATGACCGCACAGGCAACCGCGCGGGCCCGGGAAATGGCGTTGCGCGTCTCGATCGGCGCGGGACGATGGCGGCTGTTGCAACTGGTTCTGGTGGAATGCGCCTGGATCGCTTTGCTGGCTACGGTCATCGGTGGATTCTTTGCCTGGTGGAGTGCACCGTTTCTTGTGGGGCTGATCCATTCGCCAGACAACCCGGCACGCCTCGTGCTTCCAGGGGACTGGCGTGTGGCGGCTTTCAGTCTGGCGCTGGCCTGCGGTGTGACTTTCCTGTTCGGTCTGGCGCCGGCGCTACGCGCCTCGGCCGTGCAGCCGGTCCATGCGCTGAAAGGCGGTTCAGACCCGCACGCGCGGCGCCGCATGATGCACGCATTGATCGTGTTGCAGGTCAGCTTCTGTTTTGTCATCCTTTTTGTCGCCGCCTTGTTTGCCGCGAGCTTTGACAAGCTGACTCGCCAACCCACCGGCTTCTCGGCGGAACGGATCCTCAACCTGCAAGCGATCGCGCTCCAACCCCAGTCGCCGGCCTATTGGGATCAAGTGGCGGATCGTTTGCGATCAGTCCCTGGCGTGGAGGCGGTGGCACAGACCGTTTGGCCTTTGATGAGCGGGCAGAGCGCTGTCGGCACGATTGTGGTCAACGGTGCTCCTCCTAGCGAGACTCCCGCGGATTTTCTCAAGATCTCGCCCGGCTGGTTCAGCACCATGCGGATTTCCCTGATCGAGGGTAGAGACTTCAGTCCGGCTGACACGAATCCTCCGGTCGCGATTGTGAACCAGTCGTTTGCAAAACAGTTCTTCAATGGGGAGAACCCGACCGGGAAATGGTTTGAGAACGAACACCGGCGCTTTCAGATTGTGGGCTTTGTCCAGGATGCACGATCGCGAGATGACCTGCGCCGTCCGATCCGGCCAACGGCCTATTTCCCGCTCCATACGGTCGATACTGCAGGTTCGTTTATGCCCATGGGGCGCGGCACCTTTGTGGTTCGTACCCAAGCGGCAAACCCGATGAATCTGGCGCCCATCCTGCGGCAGGAAGTGTCCGGGACAGGAGCAGCAATTTACGTCAGCGACATCCGTGCCCAGGTGGAGATCAATCTGGCGCGCACGGTCCGCGAAAGACTCCTGGCCCTGTTAGGGATGTTCTTTGCGGTTCTGGCGATGCTGCTGGCGGGCATCGGACTCTATGGAGTGCTGGATTATGGAGTCCTCCAACGGCGGCGAGAGATTGGCATTCGTCTGGCGATTGGAGCGCAGGCGAGTGACATCGTGCGCCGTGTGACAGGGGAAGCAATGGCAATGGTGATGGTGGGAGCGGTGGCGGGGATTGTTCTTGGTGTAGCAGCGCTTCGATATATCGAAACGCTGCTCTATGAAGTGAAGGGCACCGGCGTGGGCATGCTGCTGATTCCGTCGCTGATCTTAGTGACAGCGTCCTCGTTGGCCATGCTCCCGGCGGTGATCCGGGCCGTTCGCATCGACCCAGTTGCAATGTTACGCCCCGACTAG
- a CDS encoding fumarylacetoacetate hydrolase family protein yields MKLGQIKSNGSVVAAIFEDTTHARPIPDYSMFDLVERLGVEGGDLKTLASRLATAHVVETTPLIPISPREVWGAGCTYEISSSFRDAEHGTREGFYRAVFEGGRPELFFKGTARIAVGPGQPIGIREDSTFTAPEPELAVLIGAKGQILGYTVSNDVSAWDIEKENPLYLPQSKTFTGCAAIGPYFVTPDELGDVYNLEMTCTIKRGDVTTFEGSTNTSKLGRKIEDLIGYLLRSNQVPSGTVLQTGTGIIVTQESALAAGDIVSITVPQIGTLSNPAAIV; encoded by the coding sequence ATGAAACTAGGACAAATCAAAAGCAACGGCTCCGTTGTCGCCGCGATTTTTGAAGATACGACCCACGCCCGGCCGATTCCCGACTACTCGATGTTCGATCTGGTCGAGCGCCTCGGTGTCGAAGGCGGAGACTTGAAAACTCTGGCTTCCCGTCTCGCCACGGCTCATGTCGTCGAAACGACGCCGCTGATCCCCATCTCTCCCCGCGAAGTGTGGGGAGCCGGCTGCACTTACGAGATCAGCTCCAGCTTCCGCGATGCCGAGCATGGCACGCGCGAAGGCTTCTATCGCGCGGTCTTCGAGGGTGGCCGTCCGGAGCTTTTCTTCAAGGGCACCGCACGCATCGCCGTCGGCCCGGGACAGCCGATTGGAATCCGTGAAGACTCCACCTTCACCGCACCCGAGCCGGAACTCGCCGTGCTGATTGGCGCCAAAGGCCAGATCCTCGGCTACACCGTCTCAAACGACGTCTCGGCCTGGGACATCGAGAAGGAGAATCCTCTCTATCTCCCCCAGTCCAAGACCTTCACAGGTTGCGCGGCGATCGGCCCCTATTTCGTCACTCCGGACGAACTCGGCGATGTCTACAATCTCGAGATGACCTGCACGATCAAGCGCGGTGATGTCACCACTTTCGAGGGCAGCACCAACACTTCGAAGCTGGGCCGCAAGATTGAAGACTTGATCGGCTACCTGCTCCGCTCCAATCAGGTCCCCAGCGGCACCGTGCTGCAGACCGGTACCGGCATCATTGTCACCCAGGAAAGCGCTCTCGCTGCTGGCGACATCGTGTCGATCACCGTTCCGCAGATCGGCACCCTCTCCAACCCCGCCGCAATCGTCTAG